From Pan paniscus chromosome 6, NHGRI_mPanPan1-v2.0_pri, whole genome shotgun sequence, one genomic window encodes:
- the LRRC4 gene encoding leucine-rich repeat-containing protein 4, with amino-acid sequence MKLLWQVTVHHHTWNAILLPFVYLTAQVWILCAAIAAAASAGPQNCPSVCSCSNQFSKVVCTRRGLSEVPQGIPSNTRYLNLMENNIQMIQADTFRHLHHLEVLQLGRNSIRQIEVGAFNGLASLNTLELFDNWLTVIPSGAFEYLSKLRELWLRNNPIESIPSYAFNRVPSLMRLDLGELKKLEYISEGAFEGLFNLKYLNLGMCNIKDMPNLTPLVGLEELEMSGNHFPEIRPGSFHGLSSLKKLWVMNSQVSLIERNAFDGLASLVELNLAHNNLSSLPHDLFTPLRYLVELHLHHNPWNCDCDILWLAWWLREYIPTNSTCCGRCHAPMHMRGRYLVEVDQASFQCSAPFIMDAPRDLNISEGRMAELKCRTPPMSSVKWLLPNGTVLSHASRHPRISVLNDGTLNFSHVLLSDTGVYTCMVTNVAGNSNASAYLNVSTAELNTSNYSFFTTVTVETTEISPEDTTRKYKPVPTTSTGYQPAYTTSTTVLIQTTRVPKQVAVPATDTTDKMQTSLDEVMKTTKIIIGCFVAVTLLAAAMLIVFYKLRKRHQQRSTVTAARTVEIIQVDEDIPAATSAAATAAPSGVSGEGAVVLPTIHDHINYNTYKPAHGAHWTENSLGNSLHPTVTTISEPYIIQTHTKDKVQETQI; translated from the coding sequence ATGAAGCTCTTGTGGCAGGTaactgtgcaccaccacacctggaatGCCATCCTGCTCCCGTTCGTCTACCTCACGGCGCAAGTGTGGATTCTGTGTGCAGCCATCGCTGCTGCCGCCTCAGCCGGGCCCCAGAACTGCCCCTCCGTCTGCTCGTGCAGTAACCAGTTCAGCAAGGTGGTGTGCACGCGCCGGGGCCTCTCCGAGGTCCCGCAGGGTATTCCCTCGAACACCCGGTACCTCAACCTCATGGAGAACAACATCCAGATGATCCAGGCCGACACCTTCcgccacctccaccacctggaGGTCCTGCAGTTGGGCAGGAACTCCATCCGGCAGATTGAGGTGGGGGCCTTCAACGGCCTGGCCAGCCTCAACACCCTGGAGCTGTTCGACAACTGGCTGACAGTCATCCCTAGCGGGGCCTTTGAATACCTGTCCAAGCTGCGGGAGCTCTGGCTTCGCAACAACCCCATCGAAAGCATCCCCTCTTACGCCTTCAACCGGGTGCCCTCCCTCATGCGCCTGGACTTGGGGGAGCTCAAGAAGCTGGAGTATATCTCTGAGGGAGCTTTCGAGGGGCTGTTCAACCTCAAGTATCTGAACTTGGGCATGTGCAACATTAAAGACATGCCCAATCTCACCCCCCTCGTGGGGCTGGAGGAGCTGGAGATGTCAGGGAACCATTTCCCTGAGATCAGGCCTGGCTCCTTCCATGGCCTGAGCTCCCTCAAGAAGCTCTGGGTCATGAACTCACAGGTCAGCCTGATTGAGCGGAATGCTTTTGACGGGCTGGCTTCACTTGTGGAACTCAACTTGGCCCACAATAACCTCTCTTCTTTGCCCCATGACCTCTTTACCCCGCTGAGGTACCTGGTGGAGTTGCATCTACACCACAACCCTTGGAACTGTGATTGTGACATTCTGTGGCTAGCCTGGTGGCTTCGAGAGTATATACCCACCAATTCCACCTGCTGTGGCCGCTGTCATGCTCCCATGCACATGCGAGGCCGCTACCTCGTGGAGGTGGACCAGGCCTCCTTCCAGTGCTCTGCCCCCTTCATCATGGACGCACCTCGAGACCTCAACATTTCTGAGGGTCGGATGGCAGAACTTAAGTGTCGGACTCCCCCTATGTCCTCCGTGAAGTGGTTGCTGCCCAATGGGACAGTGCTCAGCCACGCCTCCCGCCACCCAAGGATCTCTGTCCTCAACGACGGCACCTTGAACTTTTCCCACGTGCTGCTTTCAGACACTGGGGTGTACACATGCATGGTGACCAATGTTGCAGGCAACTCCAACGCCTCGGCCTACCTCAATGTGAGCACGGCTGAGCTCAACACCTCCAACTACAGCTTCTTCACCACAGTAACAGTGGAGACCACGGAGATCTCGCCTGAGGACACAACGCGAAAGTACAAGCCTGTTCCTACCACGTCCACTGGTTACCAGCCGGCATATACCACCTCTACCACGGTGCTCATTCAGACCACCCGTGTGCCCAAGCAGGTGGCAGTACCCGCGACAGACACCACTGACAAGAtgcagaccagcctggatgaAGTCATGAAGACCACCAAGATCATCATTGGCTGCTTTGTGGCAGTGACTCTGCTAGCTGCCGCCATGTTGATTGTCTTCTATAAACTTCGTAAGCGGCACCAGCAGCGGAGTACAGTCACAGCCGCCCGGACTGTTGAGATAATCCAGGTGGACGAAGACATCCCAGCAGCAACATccgcagcagcaacagcagctccGTCCGGTGTATCAGGTGAGGGGGCAGTAGTGCTGCCCACAATTCATGACCATATTAACTACAACACCTACAAACCAGCACATGGGGCCCACTGGACAGAAAACAGCCTGGGGAACTCTCTGCACCCCACAGTCACCACTATCTCTGAACCTTATATAATTCAGACCCATACCAAGGACAAGGTACAGGAAACTCAAATATGa